The bacterium genome contains the following window.
GATCGAGGCGCTGCGCACCGCCGGATACGGGCCGGACCTGCTCCGCGAGCGCCTGTCGGTCCGCCTTCCCGACGACGTCGGCCTGCTCAACCGGGCGCCGTCGCTGGAACGGCTGCGCGGCGCGAGCACGGCCGAGACCGCCGTGCGGCTCTGCTTTCTCGAGTCGTCCGAACCGCTTGCGGCGGTCCGCCGCCTGTTCGGCGCCGCCCTGACGCGCCGGCTGGTGGCGGCGCGGTGGCTGCGCGAGCGCTCCGGGCACATGCGGGTCGGCCTGCGAGTCGACGTGCACGAGCGCCTGGCGCTGCTCGCCGACCGCCGCTTCGAACGGCCGGACCTGGGCGCCCTGGGACTGCCGCGCGGCGACATGGTCTATCCGCCGGGCAGCGACTCGATCCTGCTCGCCGAGGCGGTGCCGGTGCGCTCGGACGAGCGGGTGCTCGACCTCTGCACCGGCAGCGGCATCCAGGCGCTGCAGGTCGCGCCGCGCGCCCGCGCGGTGATCGCGGTGGACATCGGCGCGCGCGCGGCCGCGCTGGCGCGAACGAACGCGCAGCTCAACGACGCCCGCGGCGTCGAGGTCCGGCGCGGCGACCTCTACCGCCCGGTGGCGGGCGAGCGCTTCGATCTCGTCATCGCCAACCCGCCCTTCGTCCCGGCGCGCCGCCGCGGGCCGGCGTACCACTCGGGCGGGCCGCGCGGCGACCGCGTACTGCGGCGCGTCGTCGAGGGCTGGGACGCGCACCTGCGGCCGGGCGGCCGCGGCATCGCCATCTCGCACCTGGCGGTGCGGCGCGGTGAGACCGTCGCGGACGTGCTGCGACCGTGGGTGCGCGGCTTCGGCGGCCGCGCGCTC
Protein-coding sequences here:
- a CDS encoding methyltransferase encodes the protein MRAAIEALRTAGYGPDLLRERLSVRLPDDVGLLNRAPSLERLRGASTAETAVRLCFLESSEPLAAVRRLFGAALTRRLVAARWLRERSGHMRVGLRVDVHERLALLADRRFERPDLGALGLPRGDMVYPPGSDSILLAEAVPVRSDERVLDLCTGSGIQALQVAPRARAVIAVDIGARAAALARTNAQLNDARGVEVRRGDLYRPVAGERFDLVIANPPFVPARRRGPAYHSGGPRGDRVLRRVVEGWDAHLRPGGRGIAISHLAVRRGETVADVLRPWVRGFGGRALGLVLEAGTPVDLAAAQSLFALDEGFDAYGREVRDWTAYLRRHRVEQVVLLLLVGERGGPAGLEVREAFQRTLPLPLSPPPPALVGTWLARA